The genomic interval GCGCGGCGTGCGCTGGATGAATCCCTGCTGGATCAAATAAGGCTCTATTATCTCTTCAATAGCGTCCCGAGGTTCCGAGAGCGCCGCGGCTATGGTCTCTACGCCAACCGGCCCGCCACCAAAGGAGGTTGCGATCAAGGTCAGGTACCGTCTGTCTAGGGCGTCGAGCCCCTCATTGTCAACTTCGAGCATCTGCAGGGCGCGGTCAGCCAATTCACGACTGATTTCACCACCGGCCTGAACGATGGCGACATCTCGCACGCGCCGCAGAAGTCTGCCAGCAATACGGGGGGTTCCGCGCGAACGGCGGGCTATTTCGGTTGCTCCGTCCCGGGTGATGGATACCCCCATCAAACGGGCCCCGCGTGTGACAATATACTCCAGTTCTTCCACAGTATAAAAATTGAGCCGCACCGGAATCCCGAAGCGATCCCGCAAAGGCGTGGTCAGAAGCCCCAGCCGCGTTGTCGCCGCAACAAGGGTGAATTTGGCAAGATCGATCTTCACCGAACGCGCCGCCGGCCCCTCTCCGATGATCAGATCGAGCTGAAAGTCTTCCATCGCCGGATAGAGAATTTCTTCCACCGCAGGATTGAGCCTGTGGATTTCATCGATAAAGAGAACGTCATTCTCTTCCAGATTGGTCAGCAGAGCGGCCAGATCACCCGCCTTGGCGATCACCGGACCGGACGTGGATTTGAAATTCACACCCAACTCATGAGACACGATCTGCGCCAGCGTCGTCTTGCCCAGCCCCGGAGGGCCAACAAACAGAACATGGTCCAGAGCTTCCTTGCGCGTGCGAGCCGCTTCAATGAAAATCGAAAGATTGGCCCGCGCCTGTGCCTGCCCGACGAAATCGTCCAGCATCTGCGGCCGCAAGGCCCGATCCGTTTCTTCCTCGCGAGTTCCCGCCGCAACGAGGCGCTCTTCCTCTTCAATCATTGGCTAAGCTCCTTGAGCGCGTGGCGAATGAGAGCGGCGGTGCCAAGCCCCTCCCCTTCCCGCTTGATGATGGTGGCGACCGCTGCACCTGCCTGAACCTGAGAATAGCCCAGATTGGAGAGCGCCGAAACCGCCTCTGCCATGGCTTTTGGCGCGCCAACGGCATCGATCTCGGCCTGCAGATTGGCAACGGCGCCGTCGGTTGCCGCAAGGCTTGGAGTCTTGTCCTTCAGCTCGGAAACAATCCGCTGGGCCACCTTGGGCCCGACGCCAGGCGCACGCGCCACCATGGTCTTGTCTTGCAGGGCAATAGCCGAGGTGAGTTCGGATATTTTCAGCGTCGAGAGAATGGCCAAGGCCACCTTCTGCCCAACCCCCTGCACAGTGGTCAAAAGCCGGAACCAGTCCCGCTCAAGCCCTGTCGCGAAACCGAAAAGCTTGATCTGGTCTTCCCGCACATGGGTTTCGATCAGAACCGTTGCGGCTTCCCCGACCGATGGCAAGGATTGCAAGGTCTGGTTCGAGCAATAAACCTCATAGCCAACGCCACCGACATCAATGATGACATAGCTATCAGCATATTCATCGATCAACCCCTTGAGCTTGCCAATCATCGGGCACCATCCTCATCTTCAACTAAGCAATCTTATAGGTCTTCTGCCCGCGCTGATGCGCGTGACAAATGGCGATGGCAAGCGCATCAGCCGCATCCTCGCTATCAAAATGGGCCTTCGGCAGCAGCATCTTGACCATGGTCTGCACCTGATTCTTGTCCGCATGCCCTACCCCGACAACGGTTTTCTTGACCGCGTTCGGCGCATATTCAGCCACAGGCAGCCCGAGCTGCGCTGGCGCCAGCAGGGAAATGGCCCTTGCATGCCCCAGCTTCAATGTTGCCGTGGCGTCCTTGTTCACAAAGGTTTGCTCAACGGCCACTTCCTGAGGCTCATATTTATGCAACACGCTCATGACCCCGTTATGCAGCTCCAGCAAACGGGACGCGAGGTCGCTCTTGCCATTCGACGTAATCAATCCCGAGCCGACAAAGATCAGCCGGTTGTTGATCACGTCAATGGCGCCCCAGCCGGTTTTGCGCAATCCGGGGTCGAAGCCAACGATTCTGGTAGGATGCTCTCTCATGCCTCATGCATAGCCCAAGAATATGAACAATACCAGAACAAACAAAAGTTACGGCCCTTAAACTCACAAGCACAGATCAACAAAAACCCCGCAGCGGCGCTCCGCTACAGGGTTCAAATCTGTTTCGCATCTGCAAAAAGAAAGTCTCAGCCTTCCAGAGACGCAGCCACTTCATCGCTCATGGTGAAGTTTGAATAGACATTCTGTACGTCGTCATCATCTTCCAGAACGTTGATCAGTTTCATGATCTTTTCGGCTTTTTCAGCGTCGACATCGATCTCGTTCTGTGGTTTCCAGATGGCTTTCTGGGATTCGGCTTCCTTGCCGAAAGCCTCTTCCAAAGCCTTACCCACATCATTCATGTCTTCAAATGTGGTGTAGATGGTGTGCCCTTCTTCGTCGCTGACCACGTCATCAGCGCCAGCTTCGATGGCAGCTTCCAGAACGGTATCTGCATCACCAACCTCTGCCGGATAATAAATTTCACCGACACGATCGAACATGAAGGCAACCGAGCCGGTTTCCCCCAAAGAGCCGCCGCTTTTGGTAAAGGCGGCACGCACGTTGGAAGCGGTACGGTTGCGGTTATCGGTCAGGGCCTCAACAACAAGCGCCGTGCCTGCCGGACCATAGCCTTCATACCGGACTTCATCGAAGTTGCCTTCATCACCGGCTTCAGCCTTCTTGATGGCGCGGTCGATATTGTCCTTGGGCATGGACTGGCCACGCGCGTTCTGGACAGCCAGACGCAAACGGGCGTTTGAGTCAGGATCGCCGCCACCCATTTTCGCGGCAACGGTAATTTCCTTGGAAAGTTTGGAGAACAGCTTGGACCGCTTGGCATCCTGTGCGCCCTTGCGATACATGATGTTCTTGAATTTTGAATGGCCTGCCATATCCTACATTCCGTATAATCTTTGGTCGTCGCGCGTCCTACGCAGTATTTGCTGCCGGTCATGCCACACTATGGCGGCAAAGATCAAGTGACCTTGGCACACGAGACTGGTTTGTTTGGTTCAATTCCCGCTCTTTTCCCAGAAACTCGGGATATGTCGGGATAATTGGCCACCGATCCGAAGAGGTTCAGCAGCCAGTGCCAGTCCGGTGCGATCATCAGTATCAACCGCAAAACCACAAAGGGTCGCCGCACCCAAAGCTGGCGTGAAACGCGATGAGGAAACCTTGCGCAAAAAGCGCTGCACGGGCTCTTCCTTGTCCATGCCAAGCACAGAATCATAATCGCCGCACATACCCGCATCGGTTAGATAGGCCGTGCCATTTGACAAAATCCGGTGATCAGAGGTTGGCGTATGGGTGTGAGTGCCCACCACCATGCTAACGCGGCCATCGCAGAAATAGCCCATCGCCTGTTTCTCGGACGTCGCTTCAGCATGAAAATCAAGGATGATCGCGTCGGCAAATTCGCCCATCGGGCAATCGGCAAGCGCCTTGTCCACCGCATGAAACGGGCAATCGAGCGCATCCATATAGACCCGGCCCATGGCATTCATGACCAGCACAGACGCCCCGTTTCGGGCATGGTAGAGATTGGCGCCCTTGCCCGGAACACCGGAGGGAAAGTTGATCGGGCGCAGAAAGGCGGGCTGACGCTCGCAATAGACCATGGCATCGCGCTGATCCCAGACATGGTTGCCAGTGGTGATGACATCGGCCCCCGCATCAACCAGATTTTGCACGATCGTCTCGGTGATACCGAACCCGCCTGCTGCATTCTCGCCGTTGATCACGACGAAATCGAGACTATATTGCTCGATCAGCCCCGGAAGTTTTTCTTCTACAATAGCCCGCCCGGACCGTCCAACAATGTCCCCAATAAACAGCAGTCGCATGAATTCCCGCTCAATCTAACCGGCGCTGTCTCTCAATCAGGCCGGAACAACAATTTCTTTTTCAGTCAAAATGGCATCTAGCGGAAGGTCATACTCTCCAACGGGTATCTTGTCCAGTTGCTGCAAGGCAAAAGCCAACCCCACCAGGTAGGGCTTGGAATTCTGGATGATGCGTTCGGAAATATAGCGGTCATAATGGCCAGCGCCATACCCCAAGCGGTTGCATTGCGCATCAAAGGCCAAGAGGGGCATCAAGAGACAATCAGGAAAAACCTCTGGAGCATCAGCCTTTGGCCCAACAGTCCCATAGCCCGCATCAACCAGCTCGGCCCCATTATCCCAACGCCGAAAAATCATGCCCGTCGCCCCGACCGTCACTGGCAGCGCAAGCTTTAATCCTCTGTCACGCAAGGGCTGCTGAAGCAAAGAGACGTCGACCTCGGACTGAACCGGCCAGAACAGGCCAATACAGCCGTCATCAGGCACCATATCCCAATCCAGATAATTGATGAGATTGTTGCAGATCTGCTTGCTTGCGACAGCATGCTGTTCGGCGGGAATGGCGTTTCTGGAGGCGCGCATCTGGCGCCTTGCATCCCGCTTGCGGTCTCTTGTTGCTACGTCGTCCATCGGTCGATTACCAGCTTATTGTAAAAGAGCGGCAAGCCCCAAAAAGGACCGCCGCTCCAAAACTGAAGCCGCAACGACCGTCGACGCTTTCATGATCCTGGGACACCTGAATTACAGGTGGGTGCCAGTTGAAACGGACCACGGTCCAGATCAGCGCCAGCTCCCGTTCGGATCTTTAAGGCCCCGAGGAAAAGTTGCATCTAACGCGAAGTGCAGCAAGCTCACCATATATAGAGGAATTACTATCGGATTTCCAGTGCGATTGTTATCACATTAGCTTTCGAGCAGAACTTTCGACAGTTTCTCCAATTGCTCGGCAGCCTTGTCGATCCTTTCCGCCAGAGCTTCCTGATCCCCTTCGGATTTTTCCATCACCGCCGAGCGCGCATCTCGCAAGGCGGAGATTTCCTCATTGAGCGCTTTGACCTTGCCATCGGATTCAGCCAGCAGAT from uncultured Cohaesibacter sp. carries:
- a CDS encoding cell division protein ZapA; translation: MVQVSVSINGRAYRMACEDGQEEHLLALSRRFDAMIEQLKESFGEIGDQRLTVMAGIMAMDLLAESDGKVKALNEEISALRDARSAVMEKSEGDQEALAERIDKAAEQLEKLSKVLLES
- a CDS encoding YebC/PmpR family DNA-binding transcriptional regulator, with protein sequence MAGHSKFKNIMYRKGAQDAKRSKLFSKLSKEITVAAKMGGGDPDSNARLRLAVQNARGQSMPKDNIDRAIKKAEAGDEGNFDEVRYEGYGPAGTALVVEALTDNRNRTASNVRAAFTKSGGSLGETGSVAFMFDRVGEIYYPAEVGDADTVLEAAIEAGADDVVSDEEGHTIYTTFEDMNDVGKALEEAFGKEAESQKAIWKPQNEIDVDAEKAEKIMKLINVLEDDDDVQNVYSNFTMSDEVAASLEG
- the ruvB gene encoding Holliday junction branch migration DNA helicase RuvB; this translates as MIEEEERLVAAGTREEETDRALRPQMLDDFVGQAQARANLSIFIEAARTRKEALDHVLFVGPPGLGKTTLAQIVSHELGVNFKSTSGPVIAKAGDLAALLTNLEENDVLFIDEIHRLNPAVEEILYPAMEDFQLDLIIGEGPAARSVKIDLAKFTLVAATTRLGLLTTPLRDRFGIPVRLNFYTVEELEYIVTRGARLMGVSITRDGATEIARRSRGTPRIAGRLLRRVRDVAIVQAGGEISRELADRALQMLEVDNEGLDALDRRYLTLIATSFGGGPVGVETIAAALSEPRDAIEEIIEPYLIQQGFIQRTPRGRLLAPKAFAHLGLAVPQKDTPPQMGLFAEGIDDA
- the ruvA gene encoding Holliday junction branch migration protein RuvA → MIGKLKGLIDEYADSYVIIDVGGVGYEVYCSNQTLQSLPSVGEAATVLIETHVREDQIKLFGFATGLERDWFRLLTTVQGVGQKVALAILSTLKISELTSAIALQDKTMVARAPGVGPKVAQRIVSELKDKTPSLAATDGAVANLQAEIDAVGAPKAMAEAVSALSNLGYSQVQAGAAVATIIKREGEGLGTAALIRHALKELSQ
- a CDS encoding TIGR00282 family metallophosphoesterase translates to MRLLFIGDIVGRSGRAIVEEKLPGLIEQYSLDFVVINGENAAGGFGITETIVQNLVDAGADVITTGNHVWDQRDAMVYCERQPAFLRPINFPSGVPGKGANLYHARNGASVLVMNAMGRVYMDALDCPFHAVDKALADCPMGEFADAIILDFHAEATSEKQAMGYFCDGRVSMVVGTHTHTPTSDHRILSNGTAYLTDAGMCGDYDSVLGMDKEEPVQRFLRKVSSSRFTPALGAATLCGFAVDTDDRTGLALAAEPLRIGGQLSRHIPSFWEKSGN
- the ruvC gene encoding crossover junction endodeoxyribonuclease RuvC, whose product is MREHPTRIVGFDPGLRKTGWGAIDVINNRLIFVGSGLITSNGKSDLASRLLELHNGVMSVLHKYEPQEVAVEQTFVNKDATATLKLGHARAISLLAPAQLGLPVAEYAPNAVKKTVVGVGHADKNQVQTMVKMLLPKAHFDSEDAADALAIAICHAHQRGQKTYKIA
- a CDS encoding 5-formyltetrahydrofolate cyclo-ligase translates to MDDVATRDRKRDARRQMRASRNAIPAEQHAVASKQICNNLINYLDWDMVPDDGCIGLFWPVQSEVDVSLLQQPLRDRGLKLALPVTVGATGMIFRRWDNGAELVDAGYGTVGPKADAPEVFPDCLLMPLLAFDAQCNRLGYGAGHYDRYISERIIQNSKPYLVGLAFALQQLDKIPVGEYDLPLDAILTEKEIVVPA